One genomic segment of Vibrio quintilis includes these proteins:
- a CDS encoding RHS repeat-associated core domain-containing protein, whose protein sequence is METLNHLTPEQLELQAKQLLNEQLKQQLQPGDQPIHEALLNPVYHQAFAQAFVSASLKTPGVQTISEPLQRYLSQSVLAPQVQQFNAKVAAALAAQAQTPAQLAQQLLAPDVLAIDEDDPKLAASEASDEAVGDMTEATAAETDNQSVAEIKQQTAAESDLSEREPVAESSSVETQQHKATSQSETAAVAEHPAQTENSSSTGQRASQTDSSAQTQKNTAQGTTTQAGSTPAAESTSSASPVTEAPQQAQVTTAPENRGQTINQIKSGEMETGSPLANQALAALGGAMQELENAGTALGKVTGALGLASAGSPSVKHFDPVMGVDVHLLDCPQPTPIPAPYIAMVFDSGEYMAEAAQACSAVGLGGVAKVAGMLGGSIYINQFHKGMASSEMKNMPHTPWHNPGTFNEGEIFMGSSSVLTEGEPFSYQALPGLDCSMVGIPTPGRGDKPKKTLAMVLPTSMQLPLPQPMPVIVGGAPTISMTALAMKGVMKGAGAIGKKVAKKAGGAGKKLGAAVKKWQKKSRVWKAISGKCHKAADKVFDQKLLKKCDNFREGVHNAICTLTGHPIDVIAGYVTTEQQTDISLPGPMPFVWQRCYYSDSSYQGQLGYGWHHSYDYALLDNHTDYLLIQLPDGRACGTLRPKPGKPSLMPDIRMHLCVDKQGTYYLQDYYGTQYYFAQGSFYDEENSGRRFPLSCIQDSHHNQIRFCYHEHNGHLYAIFDSAGRRLNVSTDKYGRVTGIGLDDGRNSHPLVSYVYQDLDLVQVLDAKHQPFSYQYQNHLLVKETNRVGTTYHFRWDDVSKGVKARAIATWGRSESYPEPFYVRELHYDDDKRITTVTDGRETSMVYHWHPVLPVVSQEVDPLGHSTRYTFDDYHNLIGTTDAMGYRTASEYDIANRLISETDAKGNQTEYIYPEPGEDALIDGRVIEIHQGKSTTIFSYNPQGAMICRKSDSEWIELDYHTTGQLQSAVNKTAGIQLLKYDYDEHGLLRTVYDSDNQPTRYEYNLSGLVTKVSSACFGETVLQYDACGNLTERQHQSMAAEQFVYNAEGQVSRYQDASGAVTELDYQGLPFICCRTHADGHELHYEYDSELNLTALVNENRERYELHYDEKERLIQEKAFDGSTVSYQYAPNDFLTRRQEGELGWQQHIRDPLGRLEKILYQDGDCSQFSYDEQGRLTEAGNNHHITQFEYNDQHQLTAQIQDGQRIAYETQPTHHSLTLPNGQCLTYHISAGHKLSHISIDGNVLSRYDYDEKGFEIKQSLGAMTLLQSYDPYGRLIEQRGEHAHQPQPLTRRGYAYDKAGRVAQIQRQFGGLQTFDYDNRGRLQQTTTGEQHQQYRFDAAGNLFHDDPAADNGRQPVYTLHFNSGKTDGAASYVRHNQLTRNGERHCQYDEYGNRILESYGNGTSQTRYFYNTQNQLTVLQKTVASHTTLVMNFTYDALGRRCAKFVTEYHNNQPVRQTRTSFLWDGDVLLAEQQSETDLLQGEELPPVSFAQPDVVYIHRPNSFEPLMQLRPPAAEDLPEDDILPPPQFSVYYYLNDHLGTPQELLDKRGNIVWQALTSPYGMLEKLKENKVSNPIRLPGQYADEESGLHYNRFRYYHPQDGCYLNRDPIGLLGGLNLYDYPRDPVNWGDPLGLAKLFELGTYGSLNGGSNVGDGLQAHEMIRHEFLKQQGLAGESRLSGNPSIALDLDHHTRGIGKDTRKIGGVHFHEQQIRAEKGLGPNDFLPTIKGELDITSEAMRRTGIPEDKISLLRKDAVEFYNDRVEVSKKKLKC, encoded by the coding sequence ATGGAAACCCTCAATCATCTGACGCCGGAACAGCTTGAGTTACAGGCAAAGCAATTGTTGAATGAACAACTGAAGCAGCAATTACAGCCCGGAGACCAGCCGATACACGAAGCATTGTTGAATCCTGTCTATCATCAGGCGTTTGCTCAGGCCTTTGTCAGTGCCAGTCTGAAAACACCAGGGGTTCAAACGATCTCTGAACCTTTACAACGTTATTTATCTCAGAGTGTATTAGCGCCGCAGGTACAGCAATTTAATGCAAAAGTGGCCGCAGCTTTAGCGGCTCAGGCACAAACTCCGGCGCAACTGGCACAGCAACTGCTGGCTCCGGATGTACTGGCGATTGATGAAGATGATCCGAAACTGGCTGCCTCTGAAGCGTCAGATGAGGCGGTGGGGGATATGACTGAGGCGACCGCAGCTGAGACGGACAATCAATCCGTTGCTGAGATAAAACAGCAAACCGCTGCTGAATCTGATTTATCAGAGAGGGAGCCGGTTGCTGAATCCTCATCTGTTGAGACACAGCAACATAAAGCCACTTCTCAATCAGAAACGGCAGCCGTTGCTGAGCATCCTGCACAGACTGAGAATTCATCATCAACCGGACAGCGTGCATCGCAAACTGACAGTTCAGCTCAAACACAAAAGAATACTGCGCAGGGCACCACGACACAGGCTGGCAGTACACCGGCGGCAGAATCCACATCATCCGCTTCGCCGGTCACCGAAGCTCCGCAACAGGCGCAGGTAACTACTGCGCCGGAAAACCGCGGACAAACGATTAATCAGATAAAATCCGGGGAAATGGAGACAGGCAGTCCGCTGGCGAACCAGGCTCTTGCCGCTTTGGGTGGGGCGATGCAGGAGCTGGAGAATGCCGGGACCGCGCTGGGGAAAGTGACCGGTGCACTCGGGCTGGCTTCAGCTGGCAGCCCCAGCGTGAAACACTTTGACCCGGTGATGGGTGTGGATGTTCATCTACTCGATTGCCCTCAGCCAACACCAATACCGGCTCCCTATATTGCGATGGTATTTGATTCCGGAGAATATATGGCTGAAGCGGCACAGGCCTGCTCAGCCGTTGGTTTGGGTGGCGTGGCAAAAGTGGCGGGTATGCTGGGTGGCTCCATTTATATAAATCAGTTTCATAAAGGCATGGCGTCAAGTGAAATGAAAAATATGCCACATACGCCATGGCATAACCCGGGAACCTTTAATGAAGGGGAAATCTTTATGGGTTCCTCTTCGGTGCTGACCGAAGGTGAACCGTTCAGCTATCAGGCGTTGCCGGGGCTGGACTGTAGCATGGTCGGTATTCCGACACCCGGCCGGGGAGATAAACCGAAAAAAACGCTGGCAATGGTGCTGCCGACCAGTATGCAATTGCCGTTACCACAACCCATGCCGGTGATCGTGGGTGGTGCGCCAACCATTTCAATGACGGCACTGGCGATGAAAGGCGTGATGAAAGGTGCCGGAGCGATTGGTAAAAAAGTGGCGAAGAAAGCCGGTGGGGCCGGAAAAAAACTTGGGGCTGCGGTCAAAAAATGGCAGAAAAAAAGCCGGGTGTGGAAAGCGATTAGCGGTAAATGTCATAAGGCTGCCGATAAGGTTTTCGATCAGAAATTACTGAAAAAATGTGACAATTTCCGGGAAGGTGTACACAACGCAATCTGTACCCTGACCGGTCACCCGATTGATGTGATTGCCGGTTATGTGACAACGGAACAGCAAACTGATATCTCACTGCCGGGGCCAATGCCGTTTGTCTGGCAGCGCTGTTATTACTCAGACAGTAGTTATCAGGGGCAATTGGGTTACGGTTGGCACCATAGTTACGACTATGCACTGCTCGATAATCACACTGACTATCTGTTGATTCAGTTACCTGATGGCCGCGCCTGCGGTACATTGCGGCCAAAACCGGGTAAACCGAGCCTGATGCCCGATATCCGGATGCATTTGTGTGTTGATAAACAAGGCACTTATTATCTTCAGGATTATTACGGCACGCAATATTACTTCGCGCAGGGATCCTTTTATGACGAAGAAAACTCCGGCCGGCGTTTCCCGTTATCCTGCATTCAGGACAGTCACCACAATCAGATTCGCTTCTGTTACCACGAGCATAATGGCCATCTGTATGCGATTTTTGACAGTGCCGGCCGGCGGCTGAATGTTTCCACCGATAAATATGGCCGGGTTACCGGGATTGGGCTGGATGATGGCCGCAACTCACATCCACTGGTGAGTTACGTGTATCAGGATCTGGATTTGGTACAGGTGCTGGACGCGAAGCATCAGCCGTTCAGTTATCAGTATCAGAACCACCTGCTGGTCAAAGAAACTAACCGGGTTGGCACAACTTATCACTTCCGCTGGGATGATGTCAGCAAGGGGGTGAAAGCCCGGGCGATCGCGACCTGGGGACGCAGTGAATCTTATCCGGAGCCCTTTTATGTCCGGGAACTGCACTACGATGATGACAAGCGTATTACCACAGTGACTGATGGGCGGGAAACCAGCATGGTTTACCACTGGCATCCGGTGCTGCCGGTGGTCAGTCAGGAAGTCGATCCGCTGGGTCACTCTACCCGTTATACCTTTGATGATTACCATAATCTGATCGGTACCACCGATGCGATGGGGTATCGCACTGCGTCTGAATACGATATTGCGAACCGGTTGATCTCAGAGACGGATGCCAAAGGCAATCAGACGGAATACATCTATCCGGAGCCTGGGGAAGATGCGCTGATTGATGGCCGGGTGATTGAAATTCATCAGGGGAAAAGCACCACCATCTTCAGCTACAACCCTCAGGGTGCAATGATTTGTCGCAAAAGTGACAGTGAATGGATTGAGCTGGACTACCATACTACCGGGCAGTTGCAGTCTGCGGTCAATAAAACTGCCGGGATTCAGCTGCTGAAATATGATTATGATGAGCATGGACTGCTTCGCACGGTATATGACAGTGACAATCAGCCAACTCGTTACGAATACAACCTGAGCGGGCTGGTGACTAAAGTCAGCAGTGCCTGCTTTGGAGAAACTGTGTTGCAGTATGACGCCTGTGGCAACCTGACGGAACGTCAGCATCAGAGCATGGCCGCAGAGCAGTTTGTCTATAATGCTGAAGGGCAGGTGAGCCGATATCAGGATGCCAGTGGCGCGGTGACTGAACTCGACTATCAGGGGTTGCCGTTTATCTGCTGTCGCACCCATGCCGATGGCCATGAACTGCATTATGAATACGACAGTGAGCTGAACCTGACGGCGCTGGTGAATGAAAACCGTGAGCGTTACGAGCTGCATTACGATGAGAAGGAGCGGCTGATTCAGGAAAAGGCGTTCGATGGCAGTACCGTCAGCTATCAGTATGCGCCGAACGATTTTCTGACCCGGCGTCAGGAAGGTGAACTGGGCTGGCAGCAGCATATCCGCGACCCGCTGGGCCGGTTAGAGAAAATCCTGTATCAGGACGGCGACTGTAGTCAGTTCAGTTATGATGAGCAGGGACGTTTGACTGAAGCTGGCAATAATCATCATATTACCCAATTTGAATATAACGACCAACACCAGTTAACGGCGCAAATTCAGGACGGTCAGCGAATTGCGTATGAGACCCAGCCAACCCATCACAGCCTGACCCTGCCCAATGGCCAGTGCCTGACGTATCACATTAGTGCCGGGCATAAACTCAGCCATATCAGTATCGATGGCAACGTGCTGTCCCGCTACGACTATGATGAGAAAGGGTTTGAGATTAAACAAAGTCTGGGCGCGATGACTCTGTTGCAGTCCTATGACCCTTATGGGCGACTGATTGAACAACGGGGAGAACATGCGCATCAGCCACAGCCGCTAACACGGCGTGGTTATGCTTATGATAAAGCCGGACGGGTGGCACAGATTCAGCGTCAGTTCGGTGGGCTACAAACCTTTGATTATGATAACCGGGGCCGGTTGCAACAAACCACGACCGGGGAGCAGCATCAGCAATATCGGTTTGATGCAGCAGGAAATCTGTTCCATGACGATCCGGCAGCAGACAATGGTCGTCAGCCGGTTTACACCCTGCACTTCAACAGCGGCAAAACTGATGGCGCAGCGTCGTATGTCCGGCATAATCAGCTGACCCGCAATGGGGAGCGGCATTGCCAATATGATGAATATGGGAATCGTATTCTCGAATCTTATGGCAATGGCACCTCACAGACCCGTTATTTCTATAACACGCAAAATCAGCTGACGGTGTTACAGAAAACCGTCGCCAGTCACACCACGCTGGTGATGAACTTTACTTATGATGCGCTGGGGCGGCGTTGCGCGAAATTCGTCACTGAGTATCACAATAATCAGCCGGTCAGACAGACCCGAACCAGTTTTCTGTGGGATGGTGATGTGTTGCTGGCGGAGCAGCAGAGCGAAACCGATCTGTTACAGGGAGAAGAGTTACCGCCGGTTTCATTTGCGCAACCGGATGTGGTGTATATTCACCGGCCAAACAGTTTTGAACCCCTGATGCAGCTGCGCCCGCCCGCAGCAGAAGACCTGCCTGAAGATGATATTCTTCCGCCGCCGCAGTTCAGTGTCTATTATTACCTCAACGACCATCTGGGCACGCCACAGGAACTGCTGGATAAACGGGGCAATATTGTCTGGCAGGCACTGACCAGCCCGTACGGCATGCTGGAGAAGCTGAAAGAAAATAAAGTCTCCAACCCGATTCGGCTACCCGGTCAGTATGCGGACGAAGAATCCGGGTTGCACTACAACCGGTTCCGCTATTATCATCCACAGGATGGGTGTTACCTCAACAGAGATCCGATCGGTTTATTGGGTGGGCTGAATCTGTATGATTATCCACGGGATCCGGTCAACTGGGGGGATCCGCTGGGGCTTGCAAAATTATTTGAACTTGGCACATACGGTAGTTTGAATGGTGGTTCAAATGTTGGTGATGGATTACAAGCTCACGAGATGATTAGGCATGAATTCTTAAAACAACAAGGCTTAGCTGGAGAATCAAGATTATCAGGAAATCCTTCTATAGCTTTAGATTTAGATCACCATACCAGAGGTATTGGCAAAGATACCAGAAAGATTGGGGGAGTCCATTTCCATGAACAGCAAATTCGTGCTGAGAAAGGACTTGGTCCTAATGATTTTCTTCCAACAATCAAAGGCGAACTGGATATTACATCTGAAGCTATGAGAAGAACAGGAATCCCTGAAGATAAAATATCTCTTCTTAGAAAAGATGCAGTTGAATTTTATAATGATAGAGTTGAAGTTTCGAAGAAAAAATTGAAATGTTAG
- a CDS encoding MFS transporter, translated as MLNPLHLIKTKCHGAVCLCFMAQFLAALDALIIVPLSADIVLDAGVPAARAGYLTTAYSLAAAAAGLILNVSQDKRREKRRILLYLAGISVATLSLSLVNHFGLMLVMRMVAGFFGGGLTLVNLNYVLMLSTDQNKKQQTATVLSAFPLALAVGVPGLLFVAADHWRSGFVCLGLMLAGLLMCVWRGLPSSSATEKARKQRKECGKEREETLVTQAPPLNDGLLWLSVGVIFAAILSTFMVSTQYPVMLQVNFGVSEHLLSGCYILSGACSFLTVQLYGRVSAANFPAHRVIWLLSVLMMVATWAGFYASGPQIAASGFVIFVVVSASRTLILMTEVISTLPLRERMKMMGLQNLLQHLAVGIGGALGSLLIVTLAGQRLDFTGMLQVGLPFMLCSPLLWQLRSRMLCRSEEAVNRKEAS; from the coding sequence ATGTTAAACCCGCTTCATTTGATAAAAACAAAATGTCATGGTGCCGTCTGCCTCTGTTTCATGGCTCAGTTTCTGGCCGCGCTTGATGCACTGATAATTGTGCCGTTGAGTGCCGACATCGTGCTGGATGCCGGGGTGCCAGCTGCACGGGCCGGTTATCTGACCACGGCTTATTCACTGGCTGCCGCTGCTGCCGGGTTGATTTTGAACGTTTCTCAGGATAAACGGCGGGAAAAACGCAGAATACTGCTTTATCTTGCAGGGATCTCAGTGGCAACTCTCAGCCTTTCATTGGTAAATCATTTTGGTTTGATGCTGGTGATGCGCATGGTGGCTGGTTTCTTTGGCGGCGGGCTGACTTTAGTCAATCTGAACTATGTGCTGATGCTATCGACGGATCAAAACAAGAAACAGCAGACGGCGACTGTACTGAGTGCCTTTCCGCTGGCACTGGCCGTGGGTGTGCCGGGGTTGCTGTTTGTTGCGGCTGATCACTGGCGTTCCGGTTTTGTCTGCCTTGGTTTGATGCTCGCTGGTCTGTTGATGTGTGTCTGGCGGGGATTACCGTCTTCATCTGCGACGGAGAAGGCCCGGAAACAGAGGAAAGAGTGCGGTAAAGAACGTGAAGAGACATTAGTGACTCAGGCACCACCGCTGAATGACGGCCTGCTATGGCTTTCTGTCGGGGTTATTTTTGCTGCAATACTGAGTACTTTTATGGTGTCAACCCAGTATCCGGTGATGCTACAGGTGAATTTTGGTGTTTCGGAACATCTGCTGAGCGGATGCTATATTCTGAGTGGTGCATGTTCTTTTCTGACTGTGCAGCTATATGGCAGGGTTTCGGCTGCAAATTTTCCGGCACACCGGGTGATTTGGTTGCTTTCTGTGCTGATGATGGTTGCAACCTGGGCCGGATTTTATGCATCCGGACCGCAGATCGCAGCGAGCGGTTTTGTGATTTTTGTTGTGGTCAGTGCCTCGCGGACACTGATACTGATGACGGAAGTGATCAGTACTTTACCGCTCCGGGAGCGGATGAAAATGATGGGTCTGCAAAATTTACTTCAGCATCTGGCGGTGGGGATTGGCGGGGCGCTGGGGAGTTTACTGATCGTCACACTGGCCGGGCAGCGGTTAGATTTTACCGGTATGCTGCAGGTTGGGTTGCCATTCATGTTGTGTTCACCGCTGTTATGGCAGTTGAGATCCCGAATGTTATGCAGATCTGAAGAAGCCGTGAACAGAAAAGAAGCAAGCTGA
- the tssI gene encoding type VI secretion system Vgr family protein produces MRTLNFRLAIDGVNDDSLVVREFHGNEFISDGTDEKNQTVFGYRYQIELASRNSGLTARQIVDSPALLEVIRDGQVVRRIHGIIRTFVKGDTGFNHTFYSVTLVPSLERLSLRQNSRIFQQQDVQEILTTLLDEMGIADYAFSVRRTLAQREFCVQYRETDAAFFHRLAAEEGLMYFFVHEDTKHTLVMTDNAEGFMKPGFTVPYNVVSGGAGDAPYISAMKLSRQSEVSSIHLQDYSFKKPDYRFAQQLDGKAMDYQLQTYEHFDHPGRFKDDSNGKAFTEIRLEYLRREAQTVSGSSDEARLQPGHRFEVEDHVDDAMNRLWLAVAVSHRGTQPQALEEEGSDGATTYSNQFQLIPGDLVWRARPQPKPQVDGPCMAKVVGPDGEEIYCDEHGRVKLHFPWDRESEMNDQSSCWVRVSQGWAGGQYGMMAIPRIGHEVIVSFLNGDPDQPIVTGRTYHASNTPPYTLPEAKTKTVWRSDSHQGEGFNELSFEDQADKELIYLHAQKDHKIKVLHDKNQEVDHDETHQIGHDHQLTIGNDRTKNVGNNESSSIKVNQTHQVGQDRSVEVGQDETHYVKRNQVWTVDGKQDVTVTKEQTITVKENQTETFQKNQTVSVTKDQMQIVSGALTHQTTGAVIHTSDASITLQCGNSSVEITPDSITLQTGASSIKLDNTGIFQNGTKIKLN; encoded by the coding sequence ATGAGAACGTTAAACTTTCGGTTAGCTATTGATGGCGTCAATGATGATTCTTTAGTGGTGCGTGAATTTCACGGGAATGAGTTTATTTCTGACGGGACTGACGAGAAGAATCAAACCGTTTTTGGTTACCGGTATCAGATTGAACTGGCAAGCAGGAACAGTGGCTTAACGGCCAGACAAATCGTTGATAGTCCGGCTTTACTGGAAGTGATTCGTGATGGTCAGGTTGTCAGAAGGATTCACGGTATCATCCGCACCTTTGTGAAAGGTGATACGGGATTTAATCACACTTTTTATTCTGTCACGCTGGTGCCATCGCTGGAACGTTTATCCCTGAGACAAAATAGCCGTATCTTTCAGCAGCAGGATGTGCAGGAAATTTTGACCACACTGCTTGATGAAATGGGTATCGCCGATTACGCCTTTTCTGTCCGGCGGACACTGGCACAACGTGAATTTTGTGTGCAATACAGGGAAACGGATGCTGCATTTTTCCACCGCTTAGCCGCAGAAGAAGGGTTGATGTACTTTTTTGTCCATGAAGACACAAAGCATACTCTGGTGATGACTGATAACGCGGAAGGGTTTATGAAGCCCGGATTCACTGTGCCGTACAATGTGGTGTCCGGCGGTGCAGGTGATGCCCCGTATATTTCCGCCATGAAACTGAGCCGGCAGTCTGAAGTCAGTTCAATTCACCTTCAGGACTACAGTTTTAAGAAGCCTGATTATCGCTTTGCCCAACAGCTGGATGGTAAAGCGATGGACTATCAACTGCAAACCTATGAACACTTTGACCATCCGGGACGGTTTAAAGATGATAGCAATGGCAAAGCATTCACTGAGATCCGGCTGGAATATCTGAGAAGAGAAGCACAGACCGTATCCGGAAGCAGTGACGAAGCCCGTTTGCAACCCGGCCACCGGTTTGAAGTGGAAGATCATGTGGATGACGCAATGAACCGTTTATGGCTGGCGGTTGCGGTGAGCCATCGGGGAACCCAGCCTCAGGCTTTGGAAGAAGAAGGCAGCGACGGTGCAACGACCTACAGCAATCAGTTTCAATTGATTCCCGGAGATCTGGTATGGCGGGCCAGGCCGCAGCCCAAACCGCAGGTGGATGGTCCCTGTATGGCGAAGGTGGTTGGTCCGGACGGCGAAGAAATATACTGTGATGAACATGGCCGGGTGAAGCTTCATTTCCCGTGGGATCGGGAAAGTGAGATGAATGACCAGAGTTCCTGCTGGGTGCGGGTGTCTCAGGGCTGGGCCGGAGGGCAATACGGGATGATGGCGATTCCCCGGATTGGTCATGAAGTGATTGTCTCTTTTTTGAATGGCGACCCGGATCAGCCGATAGTGACCGGAAGAACCTATCACGCATCGAACACGCCACCTTATACCTTGCCGGAAGCGAAAACCAAAACTGTGTGGCGCAGTGACAGCCATCAGGGAGAAGGGTTTAACGAACTGAGTTTTGAAGATCAGGCGGATAAAGAGCTGATTTATCTTCATGCACAAAAAGACCATAAAATCAAAGTGTTGCATGATAAAAATCAAGAAGTGGATCATGATGAAACCCATCAGATTGGTCATGATCATCAGTTAACCATTGGTAATGACCGGACTAAAAATGTCGGCAATAACGAATCGTCCAGCATCAAGGTGAATCAGACCCATCAGGTCGGCCAGGATCGCAGCGTTGAGGTCGGGCAGGATGAAACCCATTACGTCAAAAGAAATCAGGTCTGGACCGTGGATGGCAAACAGGATGTCACGGTCACGAAAGAACAAACGATCACCGTGAAAGAAAATCAGACGGAGACTTTCCAGAAAAATCAGACGGTGTCGGTGACAAAAGATCAGATGCAAATCGTCAGCGGTGCACTGACTCATCAAACCACCGGCGCGGTGATCCACACTTCGGACGCAAGCATTACACTGCAATGTGGCAACAGCAGCGTTGAAATCACGCCTGACAGTATCACACTGCAAACCGGTGCTTCGTCAATCAAACTGGACAACACCGGCATTTTCCAGAATGGTACCAAAATCAAACTGAATTAG
- a CDS encoding LysR family transcriptional regulator, giving the protein MIDQIDPLWLKSFHSVYEHQSFKQAAEQLVLPTSNVSRHVALLEEKLGTRLLERTTRRVSPTGSGEQLYTATKRLFTALHDALEDVSTQSQALSGQLKILVPDIPELANAITSFCVSHPGISLSCETSVSARETLLDGFDVILQYQRGSLTDSGWIAREIFRLNSVVVASPQLIARCGKPFHLHDFTRLPCISSLTALEGCPWIFKHKNQHPIRQHVNTSLKVNSGHIAKSAAIAGLGFAILPQLSCQQEIETGQLEIIPTEAEPEDLVLYAFYAGRKHIAPRVSEFVGYLQRWF; this is encoded by the coding sequence ATGATTGACCAGATTGACCCACTCTGGCTGAAAAGCTTTCACAGTGTCTACGAACATCAGAGTTTTAAGCAAGCCGCAGAACAGCTGGTACTGCCAACATCGAATGTCAGCCGTCATGTGGCGTTACTGGAAGAAAAGCTGGGAACACGCTTACTGGAACGAACCACCCGCCGGGTGTCGCCAACCGGCAGTGGCGAACAACTGTATACGGCAACGAAACGGTTATTCACTGCGCTTCACGATGCACTGGAAGACGTCAGTACACAATCTCAGGCGCTGTCAGGTCAGCTGAAAATTCTGGTTCCGGATATTCCTGAACTGGCCAATGCCATCACCTCATTCTGTGTCAGTCATCCGGGTATCTCGCTCAGCTGCGAAACCAGTGTCAGCGCCAGAGAAACCCTGCTCGATGGCTTTGATGTCATCCTGCAATATCAGCGTGGTTCGCTGACAGACAGCGGCTGGATCGCCAGAGAAATATTTCGTTTAAACAGTGTCGTCGTCGCATCACCACAGTTAATCGCCCGCTGCGGTAAACCTTTTCATTTGCACGATTTCACCCGTCTTCCCTGCATCAGTAGCCTGACTGCGCTGGAAGGCTGCCCGTGGATTTTCAAACATAAAAACCAACACCCAATCCGCCAGCATGTGAATACCTCATTGAAAGTGAACAGCGGCCACATTGCGAAATCCGCAGCCATCGCCGGGCTCGGATTTGCCATATTACCGCAGCTCTCCTGCCAGCAGGAGATTGAAACCGGCCAGCTGGAAATCATCCCCACCGAAGCAGAACCGGAAGATCTGGTGTTATATGCCTTCTATGCGGGGAGAAAGCATATCGCACCCAGGGTTTCTGAGTTTGTTGGATATTTGCAGAGGTGGTTTTGA
- a CDS encoding VOC family protein, with amino-acid sequence MKISRLDHLVLTVRDIPATVDFYSRVLGMEVVTFAQGRTALIFGQQKINLHQSGREFEPKAGCVMPGSTDLCFILEQSLAHAVEVLEKHGVPLIDGPVERTGAVGKIRSVYFRDPDQNLIEVSEYLSQSGSAPEDLRPSGEFEWP; translated from the coding sequence ATGAAAATCAGCCGATTGGATCATTTGGTACTGACCGTGAGAGATATTCCGGCGACCGTTGATTTTTATTCCCGGGTGCTGGGAATGGAGGTGGTGACCTTTGCCCAGGGACGAACCGCTCTCATCTTTGGACAGCAAAAAATCAACCTGCATCAGTCAGGGCGTGAATTTGAGCCCAAAGCCGGATGTGTGATGCCGGGAAGTACTGATCTCTGTTTTATTCTCGAACAATCGCTCGCACATGCGGTTGAAGTTCTGGAAAAACATGGCGTGCCGTTAATTGACGGGCCGGTTGAACGGACCGGCGCGGTGGGGAAAATCCGTTCTGTGTATTTCAGAGACCCGGATCAAAACCTGATCGAAGTCTCTGAATATCTGAGTCAGTCGGGTTCAGCGCCTGAAGATTTACGCCCGTCAGGTGAGTTTGAATGGCCTTAA